A DNA window from Paenibacillus sp. HWE-109 contains the following coding sequences:
- a CDS encoding methyl-accepting chemotaxis protein, with translation MAVNRMNNKVQSILAFFNKALQSLVKAIQNVPWGRMVGVAGKTSKQMGTVAFKELRQVKMENPVKSVGMKLFLMFFASILFFVLIVGMISYSISKSVIKNKVSESSLQTVTQAGQKLDFLYQTFDDVSLQIMLNKELQDLLDKIPKLDASSYESLEVIRQLTEKLNVVTFSNKSIKTLHLYRPDGKLIVITGAGGSSLSDNTGSTDWFKKIVDAGGKVAWLDSKSKGYSSSSANTFAIGRVMRNTLTNSTSGILVLELNADILAKELNGISLGDDSAVVVTNHENKNIAAKNLTDIEKDSAIQLSKEQLEEENGSFITKDDHLVAYYKSSISGWNLVGDIPVSSLVKDAKKIFNYTLLIALFAAIAAVLIGLFVARMIGRPLVNLRNLMQQGAKGKLTVRANYKTQDEIGQLGASFDVMMQQITNLVSQTSASAQSVFETAQELTNSSKVTATAAREIAVATDEISNGAGGLATESERGNELTHHIGIQMKQVIEANLEMGTAAADVQSSSEQGTKYMSELISKTNLTEEMIRSMADKVDNLKDSTRSIRKILDLLNNMTKQTNILSLNATIEAARAGAAGKGFMVVADEIRKLADQSRQSIDVVGQITETIQKEIDETVKVLSTATPIFQEQILAVKEADIIFKQVTSHMGGFIEQLSTVSDSISTLEQSQVVLSDAMTNVSAVAEESLATSEEVASLSSEQLSISDGLVKLSDKLDLLSKSLNDTLSKFEV, from the coding sequence ATGGCGGTGAACAGAATGAATAACAAGGTGCAAAGTATTCTTGCTTTCTTTAACAAAGCACTTCAATCTCTCGTAAAAGCAATTCAAAATGTTCCATGGGGTCGTATGGTAGGTGTAGCAGGTAAAACATCTAAACAAATGGGCACGGTTGCATTTAAGGAATTGAGGCAAGTTAAAATGGAGAATCCTGTGAAATCTGTAGGTATGAAATTGTTTTTAATGTTTTTTGCCAGTATTCTTTTTTTCGTACTGATTGTAGGGATGATTTCTTACTCCATTTCCAAAAGCGTTATTAAAAACAAAGTATCAGAATCCAGTCTTCAAACCGTTACACAAGCAGGTCAGAAATTAGATTTCCTTTATCAAACCTTTGATGACGTCTCGTTGCAGATTATGTTGAATAAGGAATTGCAGGATTTACTTGATAAAATTCCGAAATTAGATGCATCCTCTTATGAATCACTTGAAGTTATTCGTCAATTGACCGAGAAATTAAATGTTGTGACGTTCTCGAACAAATCGATTAAAACGCTTCATTTGTATAGACCGGACGGCAAATTGATCGTGATTACCGGTGCTGGCGGAAGTTCGTTGTCTGACAACACAGGTTCGACCGATTGGTTTAAAAAGATCGTTGATGCAGGCGGAAAAGTGGCTTGGTTGGATAGCAAAAGCAAAGGATATTCCAGCAGTTCGGCGAATACATTTGCCATTGGTCGTGTTATGAGAAATACGTTGACTAACAGCACTTCCGGCATTCTAGTCTTAGAATTGAACGCAGATATTCTCGCGAAAGAACTGAATGGCATTTCTCTAGGCGATGACAGCGCAGTTGTGGTCACGAATCATGAGAACAAAAATATCGCTGCCAAAAATTTGACGGATATTGAGAAAGATTCAGCGATTCAACTAAGCAAAGAGCAGCTTGAAGAAGAGAATGGTTCGTTTATTACCAAAGACGATCACCTCGTTGCGTATTATAAATCTTCCATCTCCGGATGGAACCTTGTTGGCGATATCCCGGTAAGCAGTTTGGTGAAGGATGCTAAGAAAATATTTAATTATACGCTTCTGATTGCCTTATTTGCGGCGATTGCAGCGGTATTGATTGGATTGTTCGTGGCTAGAATGATCGGTCGTCCTCTGGTTAATCTTCGCAACCTGATGCAGCAAGGTGCCAAAGGGAAGTTAACCGTACGAGCGAACTACAAGACACAAGATGAAATCGGCCAACTAGGCGCAAGTTTTGATGTCATGATGCAGCAGATTACGAACCTTGTTTCGCAGACGAGTGCTTCTGCTCAATCCGTATTCGAAACGGCGCAAGAATTAACGAACTCTTCCAAAGTGACAGCTACAGCAGCAAGAGAAATTGCCGTAGCCACAGACGAAATTTCTAACGGTGCCGGCGGTTTGGCGACGGAATCCGAAAGAGGCAATGAGTTGACGCATCACATTGGTATTCAGATGAAACAAGTTATCGAAGCCAATCTGGAAATGGGGACAGCAGCGGCAGATGTTCAAAGCTCCAGTGAGCAAGGAACGAAATATATGTCCGAGTTGATTTCCAAAACGAACCTGACCGAAGAGATGATTCGGTCTATGGCAGACAAAGTTGATAATTTGAAAGACAGCACACGCTCTATCCGTAAAATTCTCGATTTGCTCAATAATATGACGAAGCAGACCAACATCTTGTCTTTGAACGCAACGATTGAGGCTGCCCGTGCAGGCGCTGCTGGCAAAGGGTTCATGGTTGTTGCTGACGAAATCCGTAAGCTTGCGGATCAATCGAGGCAATCCATTGATGTTGTAGGTCAGATTACAGAGACGATTCAGAAGGAAATTGACGAGACGGTGAAGGTGCTGTCGACAGCAACGCCGATTTTCCAAGAACAAATATTAGCTGTTAAAGAAGCTGATATTATTTTCAAGCAAGTTACGAGTCATATGGGTGGTTTCATTGAGCAATTGAGCACTGTGAGCGATTCGATCTCTACACTGGAACAGTCCCAAGTGGTTCTCTCCGACGCGATGACGAATGTAAGTGCAGTAGCTGAGGAATCTCTTGCTACCTCTGAGGAAGTTGCTTCATTGAGCTCTGAACAGCTTAGCATCAGCGATGGTCTGGTGAAATTGTCAGACAAGCTGGACCTGCTGTCCAAGTCACTCAATGATACGCTTTCCAAATTTGAAGTTTAA
- a CDS encoding peptidoglycan D,D-transpeptidase FtsI family protein, with protein sequence MKPSQLSALEKRRIFLVLFAILLLFIGIIGKLFWIQIAATENYSSRGVNLLKNSVIQRQRALVLDSGRGEILDRNLKPLTGKMIKSLVVFPMSKEVRVDPQQVNQLVRILQTTKERWLAFSSQLKEPQVWSVTDTGKPVALSAGQEAQIQTLTLPNVKVTEMEDRYPTGMTARQLIGFIGQNPDRVMRLYGDDLEKGKLTLTSKIGGAGLEKTFDLFLRGIGETSISYFTDAGKRPLAGLDARMIAPDNTFYPVKLVITLDGSIQQRIEALMDSMQIRDGAVVVQEVKQGDIVAMASRPNYDPTQVDLASNNWSNYAVKATAPGSIFKTVVAAAALDEGVVDPKETFNCEGALGKYGFTCWLRAGHGPLTLEQGFAQSCNIVFAKVMQRLTASQLETYAHKLGVLNEVGWTGKTDTQLILHQLDAEESGQLFGAHTPHDDEGVLMQTAIGQRDVMMTPLQASNMIVTLLNGGKGYSPRVVQEIRYQTDRLMESYAPKLQQVEAGRVSAATSKTLLNWMREVVTDGTGKGLQDAKWKLAGKSGTAQMQNGKQEKVNQWFIGYGPVATPKYAVSVVVKNLNASDSNKSIPLFKGVMDILASSEGSSGR encoded by the coding sequence ATGAAACCAAGCCAATTGTCGGCTCTTGAAAAACGTCGGATCTTTCTTGTGCTTTTCGCTATCCTTCTTCTGTTTATAGGGATCATAGGCAAGCTTTTTTGGATACAAATTGCGGCAACAGAGAATTATTCATCCCGAGGTGTTAATTTGCTCAAAAACTCGGTCATTCAAAGGCAGAGAGCTTTGGTGCTCGATAGCGGCCGAGGTGAAATTCTGGATCGCAACCTTAAGCCATTGACAGGGAAAATGATAAAATCACTGGTTGTGTTCCCTATGAGCAAGGAAGTCAGAGTTGATCCGCAGCAGGTTAATCAGCTTGTTCGGATTTTGCAGACAACCAAGGAACGCTGGCTTGCTTTCTCCAGTCAATTGAAAGAACCGCAAGTCTGGAGTGTGACAGATACAGGGAAACCCGTTGCTTTGAGTGCTGGGCAGGAGGCTCAGATACAGACTTTGACCTTGCCGAATGTGAAGGTGACTGAGATGGAAGATCGCTATCCCACCGGGATGACGGCTCGTCAGTTGATTGGGTTTATCGGGCAAAACCCGGATCGCGTGATGCGTTTGTATGGGGATGATTTGGAAAAGGGCAAGCTGACACTTACTTCCAAAATTGGTGGCGCCGGCCTTGAAAAAACCTTTGACTTGTTTCTCCGCGGCATAGGTGAGACCTCTATCTCTTATTTCACGGATGCAGGGAAACGGCCGCTGGCTGGGTTGGATGCCCGTATGATTGCCCCTGATAATACGTTCTATCCGGTTAAGCTAGTGATCACACTAGATGGCAGTATACAACAGAGAATCGAAGCGTTGATGGATAGCATGCAAATTCGAGATGGCGCCGTAGTCGTGCAGGAAGTGAAGCAAGGTGATATTGTTGCCATGGCGAGCAGGCCCAATTATGATCCGACGCAAGTTGATCTGGCAAGTAATAACTGGAGCAATTATGCAGTAAAAGCGACAGCGCCAGGATCTATTTTCAAAACAGTAGTTGCTGCTGCGGCGCTGGATGAAGGTGTTGTTGATCCTAAGGAGACATTTAACTGTGAAGGGGCTCTTGGCAAATATGGCTTTACATGCTGGTTAAGAGCAGGGCATGGGCCGCTAACCTTAGAACAAGGCTTCGCACAGTCCTGCAACATTGTATTTGCCAAAGTGATGCAGCGGCTTACAGCCAGTCAGTTGGAGACTTATGCCCACAAACTAGGGGTTCTGAATGAAGTGGGATGGACTGGGAAAACAGATACCCAGCTTATCCTTCACCAATTGGATGCTGAGGAGAGTGGCCAGCTATTTGGCGCGCATACCCCGCACGATGACGAAGGTGTTCTGATGCAAACAGCCATTGGCCAAAGAGATGTGATGATGACTCCGCTGCAAGCTTCGAATATGATCGTCACTTTACTGAATGGCGGCAAAGGATATTCGCCTAGGGTTGTTCAAGAAATTCGTTATCAGACAGATCGCCTGATGGAAAGCTATGCCCCCAAGTTGCAGCAGGTTGAAGCGGGGCGTGTGTCAGCTGCTACCAGCAAAACATTGCTAAACTGGATGAGAGAAGTTGTGACTGACGGCACGGGAAAAGGTCTGCAGGATGCCAAGTGGAAATTGGCGGGTAAGTCAGGAACAGCTCAGATGCAGAACGGGAAACAGGAGAAAGTGAATCAATGGTTTATTGGATATGGACCTGTTGCGACGCCAAAGTACGCGGTGTCTGTCGTCGTTAAGAACTTGAATGCATCGGATAGCAACAAGTCCATCCCCTTGTTTAAAGGTGTTATGGATATTCTGGCCAGCAGCGAAGGATCAAGCGGCCGGTAA
- a CDS encoding ATP-binding protein, which yields MNVIDDLLLNILVLTSPILLCHILWLDRPNPFNFRRLGRPLIGLSCSMAAIFCMSHPFFTITGDDFDLRIIPVLVAFLYGGIRSGLTVSTIILAYAFYIDGSNFISIITLSALLVPFILAFIALSNWKHLTPKVMFPSLLAFISAIATFCITMLYRIGSFVAVDKPFLLYGLLFCLVHMLTMWLLTYLIVRIRENSAMRQEVQRSEKLNVLSELAASVAHEIRNPMTVARGFMQILSQSTVTEEKKLIYTSMVIEEIDRAQNIITDYLSFAKPQAEKLEELDVSSLSHKLINLINPYAAMRGVEVSIDMEPALLVKANSEKLIQCLVNLTKNGIEAMPSGGLLQVSGFRDKTKIILQIKDNGIGMTAEQVDRLGTPFYSTKNKGTGLGLMVSYRIIKTFGGLIDVTSEPEHGTCFTISLPAA from the coding sequence TTGAATGTAATTGACGACTTACTACTCAATATTTTGGTACTAACCTCACCGATCTTACTCTGTCACATCCTATGGCTCGATCGGCCCAATCCCTTCAATTTCAGAAGATTAGGTCGCCCATTAATTGGTCTGAGCTGCTCCATGGCCGCGATATTTTGTATGTCGCATCCATTTTTCACAATAACAGGTGACGACTTTGACTTGCGCATTATCCCTGTTCTTGTCGCCTTTCTCTACGGAGGCATTCGATCTGGCCTTACAGTATCCACGATCATCCTAGCCTACGCCTTCTACATCGATGGGTCCAATTTTATCTCGATTATTACTTTGTCTGCTCTTCTTGTACCCTTCATCTTGGCTTTCATCGCATTAAGTAATTGGAAGCACTTAACCCCCAAAGTCATGTTTCCCAGTCTTCTTGCCTTCATCAGCGCCATAGCTACCTTCTGTATAACCATGCTTTATCGGATCGGTTCATTCGTCGCTGTAGATAAACCCTTTCTTCTTTATGGCTTATTATTTTGTCTCGTACATATGCTCACGATGTGGTTGTTAACTTATCTGATCGTTCGTATTCGAGAAAACAGTGCCATGCGCCAAGAAGTTCAGCGATCAGAGAAGCTGAATGTGCTAAGTGAATTAGCCGCTTCTGTTGCCCACGAGATTAGAAACCCAATGACCGTTGCCCGTGGTTTTATGCAAATTCTCAGTCAATCTACTGTTACGGAAGAAAAGAAACTGATTTATACCTCGATGGTTATCGAAGAAATCGACCGCGCACAGAACATTATTACTGATTATTTATCTTTCGCCAAACCACAGGCGGAAAAGCTCGAAGAGCTGGACGTGTCGAGTTTATCGCACAAACTTATCAATCTCATTAATCCGTACGCTGCCATGCGCGGAGTAGAAGTCAGTATCGACATGGAACCTGCTCTCTTAGTCAAAGCCAACAGTGAGAAACTGATACAATGCTTGGTCAATTTAACGAAAAACGGCATCGAAGCCATGCCTAGCGGCGGTCTGTTGCAAGTCTCCGGCTTCCGTGACAAAACGAAGATCATCCTGCAAATCAAGGATAACGGAATCGGCATGACAGCTGAGCAAGTAGACCGTCTGGGAACGCCATTTTACTCAACCAAGAATAAAGGCACAGGGCTAGGTCTCATGGTCTCTTATCGGATCATCAAAACATTCGGCGGACTCATTGATGTGACGAGTGAACCGGAGCATGGGACCTGTTTTACCATTTCTTTACCGGCCGCTTGA